The following proteins come from a genomic window of Novosphingobium aromaticivorans DSM 12444:
- a CDS encoding sensor histidine kinase, whose protein sequence is MLRSTTVRFAALVFLLQVVAAAFMLGGLGAVMRQQSRAQALDTVETLRDDLMATTAQGGERQLVEAIRLRLANEVGRGVVVALVDPSGRLVEGNLARMPDDGFAVHLNRVASVVNVRRRNHAADEAALIVAARLPGGQLLLAGTVVESDRQFLALLERASIATLALSLLLAGLASFLATRQIVQRLRGTVATLEAVGAGDLARRVPPDGSGDAFSRLGEEVNRALARAEALNGELKIATDVLAHDLKSPLTRLLSALDRASARAEDAEALAAVEQAEAEARRVLSIIDTALGISKAEAGFGRESFTPVDLGAMLETIAEIYAPVVEEEGRRMEVQAPPGLVVPIHRQLMDQAIGNLLDNTIRYGAGAISLAVEPRDGAMAISVADEGPGIPQHQHEEALRRFGRLDEARGGWGAGLGLALVEAVAHLHGGRVELAENRQSRSGQPGLKVTLVLGQRAPGGGDSG, encoded by the coding sequence ATGCTGCGCTCGACGACCGTGCGGTTCGCCGCGCTCGTGTTCCTGCTGCAGGTCGTGGCAGCGGCGTTCATGCTGGGCGGCCTTGGCGCCGTAATGCGGCAGCAGAGCCGCGCGCAGGCCCTCGATACCGTGGAAACCCTGCGCGACGACCTGATGGCGACGACGGCACAGGGCGGCGAGCGGCAATTGGTCGAGGCGATCAGGCTGCGGCTGGCGAACGAGGTCGGCCGGGGTGTCGTGGTGGCGCTGGTGGACCCGTCCGGACGTCTGGTGGAGGGCAATCTGGCTCGCATGCCCGACGACGGTTTCGCCGTGCACCTGAACAGGGTCGCCAGCGTCGTCAACGTGCGACGGCGCAATCACGCGGCTGACGAGGCAGCTCTCATCGTAGCTGCGCGCCTGCCCGGCGGCCAACTACTGCTCGCCGGAACGGTGGTGGAAAGCGACAGGCAATTCCTGGCGCTGCTCGAACGCGCCAGCATTGCGACGCTGGCGTTGTCCCTTCTTCTGGCGGGGCTGGCGTCCTTTCTGGCGACGCGGCAGATCGTCCAGCGGTTGCGCGGTACGGTCGCGACGCTCGAGGCCGTCGGGGCAGGCGATCTGGCCCGCCGGGTGCCGCCCGACGGGTCCGGAGACGCGTTTTCGCGGCTGGGCGAGGAGGTCAACCGCGCGCTGGCCCGGGCCGAGGCGCTGAACGGGGAACTGAAAATTGCGACCGACGTCCTCGCCCACGATCTCAAGTCACCTTTGACGCGATTGCTGTCGGCGCTGGATCGCGCTTCGGCCCGCGCCGAGGATGCCGAGGCGCTTGCCGCCGTTGAGCAAGCCGAGGCGGAGGCACGGCGGGTGCTTTCGATCATCGACACGGCGCTTGGCATCTCGAAGGCCGAGGCGGGGTTCGGCCGCGAGAGTTTCACGCCTGTCGATCTCGGCGCAATGCTCGAGACGATCGCCGAAATCTACGCGCCGGTGGTGGAAGAGGAGGGGCGTCGCATGGAAGTGCAGGCACCGCCGGGACTGGTGGTGCCGATCCATCGCCAGCTCATGGATCAGGCCATCGGCAACCTGCTGGACAACACGATCCGTTATGGCGCCGGGGCGATAAGCCTTGCTGTGGAGCCGCGCGACGGCGCGATGGCGATTTCGGTTGCTGACGAAGGGCCCGGCATTCCGCAACACCAGCACGAAGAAGCGCTGCGCAGGTTCGGAAGGCTCGACGAGGCGCGTGGCGGTTGGGGCGCAGGGCTCGGGCTCGCTCTGGTCGAAGCGGTCGCGCACTTGCACGGAGGGCGGGTCGAACTGGCCGAAAACCGGCAATCGCGGTCCGGCCAGCCGGGTTTGAAGGTGACGCTGGTGCTCGGGCAACGCGCTCCGGGCGGCGGCGATAGCGGTTGA
- a CDS encoding response regulator transcription factor produces the protein MSQKILLVEDDADTAAFIVGGLAEEGFVVDRARDGREGLFMGTDHTYQCIVLDRMLPGLDGMAVLAALRGAGVHTPVIILSALGATEDRITGLTRGADDYLAKPFAFAELLARIRLLVRRGSGAPTEQTKLSCGDLEMDLLSRRVRRGARAIDLQPREFRLLEFLLRHADQVVTRTMLLEGVWDYHFDPGTNVIDVHISRLRKKIDEGEVVALLHTVRGAGYRIGTGA, from the coding sequence ATGAGCCAGAAGATCCTGCTTGTTGAAGACGATGCCGACACCGCCGCGTTCATCGTCGGCGGCCTGGCCGAGGAGGGCTTCGTGGTCGATCGCGCCCGCGATGGGCGAGAGGGTCTGTTCATGGGTACGGACCACACATATCAGTGCATCGTGCTCGACCGGATGTTGCCGGGGTTGGACGGCATGGCGGTTCTGGCAGCGCTGCGCGGTGCCGGGGTGCACACGCCGGTCATCATCCTTTCGGCCCTTGGTGCGACGGAAGATCGGATCACGGGCCTGACCCGGGGGGCGGACGACTATCTGGCCAAGCCCTTTGCCTTTGCGGAACTGCTGGCGCGTATCCGGCTTCTGGTCCGGAGGGGCAGCGGGGCGCCGACCGAACAGACCAAGCTGTCCTGCGGCGACCTTGAAATGGACCTGCTTTCGCGCCGCGTTCGACGCGGGGCGCGGGCAATCGACCTCCAGCCGCGCGAATTCCGCCTGCTCGAGTTCCTGCTGCGCCATGCAGATCAGGTCGTGACCCGAACGATGCTTCTGGAAGGCGTCTGGGACTATCACTTCGATCCAGGCACCAACGTGATCGACGTCCACATCAGTCGCCTGCGCAAGAAGATCGACGAGGGCGAGGTCGTCGCCTTGCTTCACACCGTGCGGGGCGCCGGTTACCGCATCGGCACAGGTGCGTGA
- the chrA gene encoding chromate efflux transporter, translated as MERHGYKVTATNHPEFREMLRVFARIGILSFGGPAGQIALMHRELVDERQWVSEDQYLHALNFCHLLPGPEAQQLATWIGWKLHGLRGGLAAGLLFVLPGALVILALTILYAFAARLNWFAALFLGIKSAVLAIVVQALLRVAGRALNTGFKKALSVVAFLALFLFDAPFPLVVLGAGALGMAVAALRPDWLAIKAGLAPAPSSARPWRQTLLTLVAWGAIWAAPMLLVLVTLGRGHVLWQVGSFFSQLAVVTFGGAYAVLAYMAQQSVQHFGWLNAGEMADGLGLAETTPGPLIMVTQFVGYLAAFRSPEPFSPLIAGLLGAALTTWVTFAPCFLWIFTFAPWIERMENSPRLKGGLAALTAAVVGVIANLSAWFFIHVLFARVAVLTAGPLRITSPDFATFDWRAGLLAVISALLLFRLKWNIIRVLAVAAAGGLLLGLAF; from the coding sequence GGGCCTGCCGGTCAGATTGCGCTGATGCACCGCGAACTGGTGGACGAGCGCCAGTGGGTGAGCGAGGATCAATATCTCCACGCGCTGAACTTCTGCCATCTCCTGCCAGGGCCGGAAGCGCAGCAGCTTGCCACGTGGATCGGCTGGAAGCTCCATGGCCTGCGCGGTGGGCTGGCGGCCGGGCTCCTGTTCGTGCTGCCTGGTGCTCTGGTGATCCTTGCACTGACGATCCTCTATGCCTTTGCCGCTCGGCTCAACTGGTTCGCCGCGCTGTTCCTGGGCATCAAGTCGGCTGTGCTGGCCATCGTCGTCCAGGCCCTGCTCCGGGTCGCCGGGCGCGCGCTCAACACCGGCTTCAAGAAGGCGCTGTCGGTCGTCGCATTCCTGGCGCTGTTCCTGTTCGACGCGCCGTTTCCCCTCGTCGTGCTGGGAGCGGGCGCGCTCGGCATGGCGGTGGCGGCGCTGCGACCGGATTGGCTGGCGATAAAGGCCGGCCTTGCCCCCGCGCCGTCCTCGGCGCGCCCGTGGCGACAGACCCTTCTCACGCTTGTCGCGTGGGGTGCAATCTGGGCGGCGCCGATGCTGCTCGTGCTCGTCACGCTCGGCCGCGGGCACGTCCTGTGGCAGGTGGGGAGCTTCTTCTCGCAGCTTGCCGTTGTCACCTTCGGCGGCGCCTATGCCGTCCTCGCCTACATGGCGCAACAATCGGTCCAGCACTTCGGATGGCTGAACGCCGGTGAAATGGCGGATGGCCTCGGCCTTGCCGAAACCACGCCCGGTCCGCTGATCATGGTTACCCAGTTCGTCGGCTACCTTGCCGCGTTCCGCTCACCCGAGCCGTTCAGCCCGCTGATCGCTGGCCTGCTTGGCGCGGCGCTGACCACCTGGGTGACGTTCGCGCCCTGCTTCTTGTGGATCTTCACCTTCGCCCCGTGGATCGAGCGGATGGAGAATTCACCGCGATTGAAGGGCGGGCTCGCTGCCCTGACCGCGGCAGTCGTCGGCGTCATCGCCAACCTGAGCGCGTGGTTCTTCATCCATGTCCTGTTCGCCAGGGTAGCCGTGCTGACGGCGGGCCCATTGCGCATCACCAGTCCGGACTTCGCGACGTTCGACTGGCGCGCCGGACTTCTCGCGGTGATCTCGGCGCTCCTGCTGTTCCGGCTGAAGTGGAACATCATCCGCGTACTGGCCGTCGCGGCAGCCGGCGGTCTCCTGCTGGGCCTCGCGTTCTGA
- the mprF gene encoding bifunctional lysylphosphatidylglycerol flippase/synthetase MprF: MNRRLTVTPRQRRILASLFVLLLAAVAFVALDRLTHEVRYADVRQALHALTPARLAAAIGLTAGSYLALTFYDHVALRVIGQSLPWKTAALASFTSYTLSHNLGLGLITGSSARYRVYIAAGLDGPDIARVIGLAGATFWFSVAAVTGLALLSGTPVQLGWLPLTASQTRFAGAGLLVMLLALALILTRRGHPIKILGASIPLPDGPAIVAQLAAGLVDLACASAALFVLIPGAQAGDFPVFVLAWALGIVAALLTHVPGGLGIFEATVLAVLPGGDRTGIFAALIAYRIVYYLAPLALGVMILGWHEARRMRGVSRLLGGLRGMIDSILPLLLGSGAFLAGSMLLLSGALPPVGWRIGALGTLLPLPVIEISHIAATIAGTALLLIAPGLYRRLDGASVLARILLLAGALFSLGKGLDYEEALVCLGMAAVLQVGRGAFNRRTALTAQPIGAGWIVAIALSAAMAGWAGLFAFRHVPYSDALWWRFALRADVPRYLRAMLACAFLLLGFAAWRMLAPAAAPRAPLPRDDEWQVIRRILAIANRTEAMLALTGDKRFILSEAGDAFLMYQVQGASWIVMGDPVGASQSWEELLWRIRDLSHSQQGRLMLYEASPAVLDIAIGLGMQIVKYGEEAVIDLATFTLETPELRSVRKSERGAARAGATFRIVPAAAVPVILAELEAISDEWLALHGGREKGFSLGFFDRTYVQSFDMALVMVGNRPVAFANLWLTENKEEASVDLMRHTADAPRGTMDFLFANLLLWARDQGYARFTLGMVPLSGIEGRRLAPVWSRAAALVFRHGERFYGFRGLRAYKDKFAPRWEPRYLAGPQGVALLQSLRDVAHLIANPHVPPRPLPSTAKAEPGAIKAVPFAEQAA; the protein is encoded by the coding sequence ATGAACCGCCGCCTGACCGTCACCCCGCGCCAGCGCCGCATTCTGGCCAGCCTATTCGTGCTGCTCCTCGCCGCCGTCGCATTTGTCGCTCTCGACCGGCTGACGCACGAAGTCCGCTACGCCGACGTCCGCCAGGCACTCCACGCCCTCACCCCCGCACGGCTGGCCGCGGCCATCGGCCTTACGGCAGGAAGCTACCTCGCGCTTACCTTCTACGATCACGTGGCGCTGCGGGTGATCGGGCAATCGCTGCCATGGAAGACCGCCGCCCTGGCCTCTTTCACAAGCTACACGCTCAGCCACAATCTCGGCCTCGGCCTCATCACGGGCAGCTCGGCTCGCTACCGGGTCTATATCGCCGCGGGCCTCGACGGTCCGGACATCGCCCGCGTGATCGGCCTGGCGGGCGCCACATTCTGGTTCAGCGTGGCTGCCGTGACAGGTCTCGCGCTCCTTTCCGGCACCCCGGTTCAACTCGGCTGGCTTCCGCTCACTGCATCCCAGACGCGATTTGCCGGCGCGGGACTTCTTGTCATGCTTCTTGCCCTCGCGCTGATCCTCACGAGGCGCGGCCATCCCATCAAGATCCTCGGCGCCAGCATTCCGTTGCCGGATGGCCCGGCCATTGTCGCCCAGCTCGCCGCAGGCCTTGTCGACCTTGCCTGTGCCAGCGCGGCACTCTTCGTCCTGATCCCCGGGGCGCAGGCGGGAGACTTTCCCGTGTTCGTTCTGGCTTGGGCGCTAGGAATAGTCGCGGCGCTCTTGACCCACGTTCCGGGCGGTCTTGGGATCTTCGAGGCAACGGTCCTGGCCGTGCTGCCGGGCGGAGACCGGACCGGGATATTCGCCGCTCTCATCGCCTATCGCATCGTCTACTATCTGGCGCCGCTGGCACTGGGCGTGATGATCCTCGGCTGGCACGAAGCGCGGCGCATGCGCGGCGTGTCGCGCCTGCTCGGCGGGCTGCGCGGAATGATCGACAGCATCCTGCCGTTGCTCCTGGGCTCCGGCGCGTTCCTGGCCGGATCGATGCTGCTGCTTTCCGGTGCACTGCCTCCGGTGGGCTGGCGCATCGGCGCGTTGGGAACCCTGCTTCCCCTCCCCGTTATCGAAATCAGCCACATCGCCGCTACAATAGCCGGCACGGCCCTGCTGCTGATCGCCCCCGGCCTCTATCGCCGGCTCGATGGCGCGAGCGTTCTCGCGCGCATTCTTCTGCTGGCAGGCGCCCTCTTTTCGCTGGGCAAGGGCCTTGACTACGAAGAAGCGCTGGTCTGCCTTGGCATGGCCGCCGTACTCCAGGTTGGCAGAGGCGCTTTCAACCGCCGTACCGCGCTTACCGCGCAGCCCATCGGAGCGGGCTGGATCGTCGCCATCGCTCTGTCGGCCGCAATGGCAGGCTGGGCAGGTCTCTTCGCATTCCGCCACGTTCCCTACAGCGACGCCCTGTGGTGGCGTTTCGCCCTGCGCGCCGATGTTCCACGCTACCTACGTGCGATGCTGGCCTGCGCATTCCTGCTGCTCGGCTTTGCGGCGTGGCGAATGCTTGCCCCCGCCGCAGCGCCCCGCGCGCCCTTGCCGCGCGACGACGAATGGCAGGTCATCCGCCGCATCCTGGCAATCGCCAACCGGACCGAGGCCATGCTCGCACTTACCGGCGACAAGCGCTTCATCCTGTCCGAGGCCGGTGACGCATTCCTGATGTACCAGGTTCAGGGTGCGAGCTGGATCGTGATGGGCGACCCCGTCGGGGCGAGCCAGTCATGGGAGGAACTCCTTTGGCGGATCCGCGACCTGTCGCACAGCCAGCAAGGACGGCTGATGCTCTACGAAGCATCGCCCGCAGTCCTCGACATCGCCATCGGCCTAGGCATGCAGATCGTGAAGTACGGCGAGGAGGCCGTGATCGATCTTGCCACCTTTACGCTCGAAACGCCCGAACTGCGCTCGGTCCGCAAGTCAGAGCGCGGCGCGGCCCGGGCCGGTGCGACATTTCGCATCGTGCCTGCCGCCGCAGTCCCCGTGATCCTCGCGGAACTGGAAGCGATCTCGGATGAATGGCTGGCCCTGCACGGAGGACGCGAGAAGGGTTTCAGCCTCGGCTTCTTCGACCGCACCTATGTCCAGTCGTTCGACATGGCGCTGGTCATGGTCGGCAACAGGCCCGTCGCATTCGCCAACCTGTGGCTCACCGAGAACAAGGAAGAAGCATCGGTAGACCTCATGCGCCACACGGCCGACGCGCCGCGCGGAACGATGGATTTCCTCTTTGCCAATCTCCTCCTCTGGGCGCGGGACCAGGGCTATGCGCGCTTCACGCTCGGCATGGTCCCGCTTTCGGGAATAGAAGGCCGTCGACTGGCGCCGGTCTGGTCAAGGGCGGCGGCGCTGGTCTTCCGGCATGGCGAACGTTTCTACGGCTTTCGAGGCCTGCGCGCCTACAAGGACAAGTTCGCACCCCGCTGGGAGCCCCGCTACCTCGCCGGGCCGCAGGGCGTCGCGCTCCTCCAGTCGCTGCGCGACGTGGCGCATCTCATCGCCAACCCGCATGTGCCGCCCCGGCCGCTGCCTTCGACCGCAAAGGCCGAACCGGGCGCGATCAAGGCCGTACCTTTCGCGGAGCAGGCAGCATGA
- a CDS encoding DUF2147 domain-containing protein, translated as MRTFTAAILLACLIAPASAPAGAVAQPSGDPVTGLWINPYHSVAVRNHFCGNALCGQVVWASPDAQADAHESGVSNLIGLDLLQNYHAHSPGTWKGVVLVPDMGRKFSSQIEVLSPSRIRISGCILHGLICKSQVWTRIGELPR; from the coding sequence ATGCGCACTTTCACTGCCGCCATCCTGCTCGCGTGCCTGATTGCGCCAGCCAGCGCCCCTGCCGGGGCGGTGGCCCAGCCATCGGGCGATCCCGTGACGGGCCTGTGGATCAACCCATATCACAGCGTCGCCGTGCGCAACCATTTCTGTGGCAACGCGCTCTGCGGCCAGGTGGTCTGGGCAAGCCCCGATGCACAGGCCGATGCGCATGAAAGCGGCGTCTCCAACCTCATCGGCCTCGACCTGCTCCAGAACTACCATGCACACAGTCCCGGAACCTGGAAGGGCGTCGTCCTCGTCCCCGACATGGGTCGCAAGTTCAGTTCGCAGATCGAAGTCCTGTCACCGAGTCGCATCCGCATTTCCGGCTGCATCCTGCACGGGCTGATCTGCAAGTCGCAGGTGTGGACGCGTATCGGCGAGCTGCCCAGATGA